The Solea senegalensis isolate Sse05_10M unplaced genomic scaffold, IFAPA_SoseM_1 scf7180000012674, whole genome shotgun sequence genome includes a region encoding these proteins:
- the LOC122759937 gene encoding sterile alpha motif domain-containing protein 7-like has translation MTPREQLRKMTALGEQGALDEKHWYRLVNGMSAGELRQRQELIMRNQMAMAPQILAQGQQRLQGVPAQFEPHFMERELVPPTEMVPSDARQIHMGSHLGPPLPPHANVLSGRGFPGAAGYGFLPSEPMESVARRQELIHKQNIARMEMNAILHQKELENAQQKGLMGIDNPMSFPTNPMAYRGRQRMPDGHDVFVHRPSLDELHSNSILMSASPYPPISSLHRERGRRAGRRPTAHKSAEIHLANLKGQTEDKSVEQSPGATSGEEKEVEPKGDMGEECVASKTHHQAKIDPESATGSRKNYKDGDAALRKACVNNQDGCSDAANSGSNDKDISTSSFQEKFMFPSAGGALPGMPYMFPTPGNGFLLPGPRNLFLNGDDVSEDIRKWTVNDVYNFINSIPTCSEYAQMFKDHMIDGETLPLLSEEHLLDTLGLKLGPALKIRSQVSKRMGSMLYMMNLPLATATLHTTPEKPVDRSPEIGSPVNCNSEEMIASPREREVLKSTEQLHETENNSPPSASSETV, from the exons atgaCCCCACGGGAGCAGCTAAGGAAGATGACAGCGTTGGGAGAGCAGGGAGCTTTAGATGAGAAGCACTGGTACCGTCTGGTAAACGGCATGTCAGCTGGAG agCTCAGGCAGAGGCAGGAGTTAATAATGAGGAACCAGATGGCCATGGCTCCACAGATTCTTGCCCAGGGGCAGCAGAGGTTACAAGGAGTCCCAGCACAGTTCGAACCTCACTTCATGGAGAG GGAGTTAGTTCCCCCCACAGAGATGGTACCTTCTGATGCCAGACAGATCCACATGGGGTCTCACCTTGGTCCACCTCTGCCCCCACATGCTAACGTCCTGTCTGGGAGAGGCTTCCCTGGAGCAG cTGGTTATGGCTTCTTGCCCTCAGAGCCGATGGAATCAGTCGCCCGTCGTCAGGAGCTCATTCACAAGCAAAATATTGCCAG AATGGAGATGAATGCCATCCTGCATCAGAAGGAGTTGGAAAACGCCCAACAGAAGGGACTGATGGGAATCGATAATCCAATGTCTTTCCCCACCAACCCCATGGCCTACAGAGGTCGTCAGCGCATGCCAGACGGCCACGATGTCTTTGTGCACCGTCCCTCTCTGGACGAACTTCACTCCAACAGCATACTCATGTCAGCCAGCCCGTACCCACCAATCAGCTcgctgcacagagagaggggacGCAGAGCTGGCAGGAGGCCGACTGCTCATAAGAGTGCAGAAATCCATTTGGCCAACCTgaagggccaaactgaagataAAAGTGTGGAACAGAGTCCAGGAGCCACATCAGGGGAGGAGAAAGAGGTGGAGCCAAAGGGGGACATGGGAGAGGAGTGTGTCGCCAGTAAAACACATCATCAAGCAAAGATAGACCCTGAAAGTGcgacaggaagcaggaagaaCTACAAGGACGGGGACGCAGCCCTGCGTAAAGCCTGTGTGAACAATCAAGATGGTTGCTCTGATGCCGCCAACAGCGGCTCCAATGACAAAGACATATCCACTTCATCTTTCCAGGAGAAATTCATGTTTCCCTCTGCAGGTGGCGCTCTCCCTGGGATGCCTTACATGTTCCCAACCCCTGGAAATGGCTTCCTCCTACCTG GTCCACGGAATCTCTTTCTCAATGGCGATGATGTGTCTGAAGACATAAGGAAGTGGACAGTGAACGATGTTTACAACTTTATCAACAGTATACCCACATGTTCAGAATATGCTCag ATGTTCAAGGACCACATGATCGACGGGGAGACACTGCCTCTTCTCTCAGAGGAACATCTACTCGACACACTGGGCCTGAAGCTGGGGCCGGCTCTAAAGATCCGCTCCCAG GTGTCCAAGCGCATGGGCAGCATGTTGTACATGATGAACCTGCCATTGGCCACTGCCACCCTGCACACCACTCCCGAGAAGCCTGTGGACCGTTCCCCAGAAATCGGCTCCCCTGTCAACTGCAACAGTGAAGAGATGATTGCGAGTCCGAGAGAGCGTGAAGTCCTCAAATCCACAGAGCAACTTCACGAGACAGAGAACAATTCCCCCCCGTCTGCCAGCAGTGAGACAGTCTGA